In Arthrobacter citreus, a genomic segment contains:
- a CDS encoding MarR family winged helix-turn-helix transcriptional regulator: MCPSSSAGVPGFWYSGDPDQESGRTVLKALRDYRAAEQDMRRRTREALGINEKDMQALRHLMRAQEQGNSLSPTDVSRLLAISTASTTALIDRLVSSGHVRRELHPTDRRALELVPTEKSSREMREIFGSMHHRMMAVARALSPDEAEIVARFLQQLTDIVDEKPAPDQEPGEISGPS, translated from the coding sequence ATGTGCCCTTCCAGCTCTGCAGGTGTGCCGGGCTTCTGGTATTCGGGAGACCCGGATCAGGAGTCGGGACGAACCGTGCTCAAAGCCCTGCGGGATTACCGCGCGGCCGAACAGGATATGCGGCGCCGCACTCGGGAAGCCCTGGGCATCAACGAAAAAGACATGCAGGCGCTGCGTCACCTCATGCGCGCCCAAGAGCAGGGAAACAGTCTCAGTCCCACTGATGTCAGCCGTCTGCTGGCCATCTCCACAGCATCCACCACTGCTTTAATCGATCGCCTCGTCAGCAGTGGACATGTCCGCAGGGAACTTCATCCGACGGACCGCCGGGCGCTGGAGCTGGTCCCGACGGAGAAGTCGAGCCGGGAAATGCGCGAGATTTTCGGGTCCATGCACCACCGGATGATGGCCGTTGCCAGGGCACTGTCGCCGGATGAAGCGGAAATCGTGGCCAGGTTCCTCCAACAGCTCACCGACATCGTTGATGAAAAACCGGCACCTGACCAAGAGCCCGGCGAAATTTCCGGACCCTCCTGA
- a CDS encoding RluA family pseudouridine synthase translates to MQSPLPVRNGVNATRLRLPVEGPWDTAMDYVLSRFGHVDPDGIIDRFARGEVVGLGGIPLTQRTPLNEHTFIWYYRELPPEKRLPVEISILHQDENLLVVDKPHFLPTTPGGMYVAESALVRLRVQLDIPDLIPMHRLDRMTAGVLLFSTNPATRGQYQTLFEKRRITKEYEAVASVRPDLDLPRIVRSRMIKSRTYLLAQEVDGEPNAETRVELLEARDGVGRYRLQPHTGKTHQLRVHMASLGIGILNDSFYPDLLPQAADDYTRPLQLLARSVEFVDPLSGQPVQYRSGLTLAFAP, encoded by the coding sequence ATGCAATCTCCGCTTCCCGTGCGCAACGGTGTAAACGCCACTCGTTTGCGGCTGCCGGTTGAAGGCCCCTGGGATACTGCCATGGACTACGTGCTGTCGCGTTTCGGCCACGTCGATCCTGACGGCATTATCGACCGGTTTGCCCGTGGCGAGGTTGTCGGCCTGGGTGGAATACCCCTGACCCAGCGCACTCCCCTGAATGAGCACACCTTTATCTGGTACTACCGGGAGCTGCCTCCGGAGAAGCGGCTGCCGGTCGAAATCAGCATTCTGCACCAGGACGAGAATTTGCTGGTCGTCGACAAACCGCATTTCCTGCCCACTACGCCCGGAGGGATGTATGTGGCGGAATCTGCTCTCGTCCGGCTTCGTGTCCAGCTGGATATTCCGGACCTTATCCCCATGCACCGGCTGGACCGGATGACCGCTGGCGTCCTGCTGTTCTCCACCAATCCGGCGACCCGCGGACAATATCAGACACTGTTCGAAAAACGCCGGATCACCAAGGAATATGAGGCTGTCGCTTCCGTCCGCCCCGATCTTGACCTGCCGCGCATCGTTCGCAGCCGCATGATCAAGTCACGGACATACCTGCTGGCGCAGGAGGTGGATGGCGAACCGAATGCGGAAACGCGGGTGGAACTCCTGGAAGCGCGCGACGGCGTCGGCCGGTACCGCCTTCAGCCACACACCGGCAAGACGCATCAGCTGCGGGTGCATATGGCTTCGCTAGGAATTGGCATCCTGAACGATTCCTTCTATCCGGACCTCTTGCCGCAGGCAGCCGATGACTACACCCGCCCCCTGCAGCTGCTCGCCCGCTCGGTTGAGTTTGTCGATCCCTTGAGCGGACAACCCGTACAGTACCGAAGCGGACTCACGCTGGCCTTCGCGCCGTAA